A window of Benincasa hispida cultivar B227 chromosome 9, ASM972705v1, whole genome shotgun sequence genomic DNA:
TATGTTTACTATTTgttagtgtttactattttcaaCAATTAGAGTGTTTACCATTTTCTACTTAAACTAAAACAGTTTTCACTCCaaacacagactattataacCATGGAGGTGTTTGgaactaagttggttattatagttttattatAATCAATGAGTTATAATACTTTATATTTGAGATGCAGAATATTTTAGTCTGGGTAAGAAATAATAAACACAGTaacaaaaagagagaaattatatgtaagaaatagtaaacactgtaacaaaaattataaacactataataaagagtgatttaaaatagtaatattataattaattgtaaGTTATAACAATTGGTAACACCAACTATTACTATTGGACCCCTGAACTTGGAATGGGCTATATAATATTATAGCCCACTCCCATCTACTTAAAGTTGGGGACCTAAGCACTCCCTTAcatacatactattataacccataGACACTACTGACTATAGTAACTAATTTAGCTCTCCAAACACGCCGTATTTCTTTAATTGTATCTATCCATAACTTAACTAGGTGATTTTTCTAAACTAGGgtaaattttaatcaaaatataaagtcaataataataataaacatacTGTTTAAGCTTCTAGAAATTAGAAGTGATCGTCATCTAAAATACAATAACTAGAGATTATacattattcttatttttaagGTTCCAATTTCATCTAAATCGAGCATAGCTCAATTAGCATATAAGTGTTAATAATCATGGTATTTGTGGTTCGAATCTCCCTACCcctaattatattttaaaaaatgttcgaATTTCAACCCCAAATTATTGGGGGGAAATTATAATGACtattaaatgaatttaattttgcaaaactaCAAATACCATTAAcaaaacttcattttttttttccataaacaTCAAAAGATATTAATGTATAGAGTTTTTTTTGTATGAGTGACCATTTTCAAATTGCTTTTATGATTGATAACCCGACCTCACAAATGTATGAATTCTAACCTTTTGCTTACGTCACATCTcactaccatttttttttatatacaatGTTTCACGTTAGGGATGACCATATCTATGTAGCACTAACGTGATGTTCATCTCTATTGCAATCTCCATTTTTATGTTgcgttttccttattttttctcAAAGTTTGTTGTATTTTTGGGTGAGAAAAATAAGCTCGCAATAGAGATAGATCGCGTTGGAGCTACACATGGTCATCCCTAACACATACGTTAGAATGTGTACCGTTAGTTTGTTGTGTTTTCCTTAATTTTCTCACAATTTGCTATGTTTGaatagaaaaattagaaatcGCAATAGAGATTATAGGCTTTCTAGATTAGAAAGCCTCGACTCACACAATTAATTGTAGTCTCAAACATGAAGTGAGCTATAACAATTTACTCCACCCATCTGTGTGGCCCAAACAACCTTAAATGATTTTTCATTCCCTAATAACTAGGGATTATAGGGTAAATTACAAAAACTACCTTTGAAGTATAGTGATATATGCAATACACcattaaactttcaattgtaaaagTTGAGCCCTCAAATTCATATCAGTGTTAAAATTAGACCCTACAACTTACAATAGTTGTAGAATTGGACTCCTGATGATAAAAGTTGAATtctcaaacttatataattatctaattttGATGGTTTAAATCTAGCACttgtataaattttaaagttcaaatttataattaaaaatttgaaggtATAGTTGTAACTCTAATCATATGGTTTTTGTAGTTTgtcatacattatattataccATTGACTTTGTTAATAAAACATTaaccaaaaaattaaaaataaaattcctTCCCCATGTCATTCTCTCGTAACCAACAATACTCTTTGATCTTTtcaatctttatttttctttttcgtcgtttttaatttttttttttttgcttttttttttctttatcttgtTGAGTGCTTCAGCAATGTGATGTCATAACTCTTGCGAGAATGTTTTTGGACCTATAGAAATTGTCATATTCCCTTCTAACTAATCCATTATAACCCTAGTTTAAAACATCGATATCCGAAAATATCAAAaccttgattttaaaaaaatttcgatGAAGCTATCGATAAATTGTTGATGAatatttctgaaaaaaaaatttaaaaataaatttaaaatagtaaataagtattttttattttaaaataagttaacATGTATATTCTTTATACTATgtatattagtgatattttgttgttattttttatattttatagatttttttacaatataGTGGAAATATCGATTCATCCCTTATGTTGATATTGAACCTATGAAATCgtgaaaatatcgataaaaatatggtcatttgataaaaatttaatgCTACGGTTCTGACACAATCTGCatttccctcttttttttttaatttaatttcaattttattttcttgttatATATATTGGCAATACTTATAGGGTGAAACATGCGACTAAATAAAAAATCTTTCGGAGAACCTtccttttgtttatttattttttctatatctAAAAAGAAAGCGAGGTGGTGAAGGtaccaaaaaaataaagaaataaataaaatagattaATAATTTAGGAGTAGCTGgactaaatcaaaattgataagAAATATTATTAAAAGTAGCACCGAAAAATATAATTCCAAATATAAAAGGgcaaaaaacaataattattgGAATCTGAATGTCCAACTTGTTgcacatatttaaatatattatagaccaacatataaaaaaattgtaaatatctATGTGTTCTCTTAGTCTAATCAGGATTTGGTAAAcaaatgaaatatattaattaatacaatatAGTTTTTCTTAATCAAaagataatataaatttaattcgtAGCATGTTGCAGTTTTTTAGCCGTAGATCGGTATATGTCACTTTCTTTTCTACGGCATTacgtttatttatttttttttttaaaaaaacaagtgcaatataaaaataattaacgtAGAAGACTAAATTAAAGtggattttatgaaaattttaagtattttaatttaatagaatgaaaaaccattttgaaataaatttgaaaatatgaaaaatcattttgaaatgaATATGAAACTAAGGTCCTAATAGAATttaaattcaaacaaaattttagaattttatcaactaaatatttgaatgcAATATTTCTCCCAGAATGAGGTgtatatttttgtttcattacatctttatatttcataaatctGAGGTATATACAATATTCTTAATAATTTGAGCTATATAATTCTAATTGGAAATATACTCTACATATATGTCTGATTAATATATATGTTGGattaaaagatatataaaaagaaataggGTATGAGaaaaaattgttcaaattaaaattacaacatatatATACAAGAATTACAGAAAGTGCATGatttaacatttaatatttcaCTCTTAATCAATAGTTTAGGAAATATATATACAGCAAAGTGTGTGCCAACATTTTGAACATGATCTTAATATTATTGCCATATGAATCTTACAAGAAGATGATTAAGAGAAAATTCATCCATTATTGcagttaaatattaaaataatatacattAATTGAATATCTAAATATGGAAAAAATTAtgtcattaaaatataaaaactagcAACTTTAGGATaaatttgaaacataaaaatttGCAGATTTTGAGCCATGCTTgagtttaatttcttttttcaagattgacatttatgaaatatataattgaaatggtgatatttcttataatttttgAATAATCAATAGATACAAACTTGATATTGACATGAATTGTTGAAATCTTTGgatctttatttaataaaaagatatttttcttaagTCTTTATGCTATCGTTGATGAGGCAACATTTaggtacattatttttttttatcaagatAGTTGAAATCTTCATATATCTGAAATTATGTAAATGGTCATATACTAGATGTCCGACTCCTCTAGATAATCATGTTTTATTTATCTGAAAAATTTCTAAGGATGTCTGAAAATATCTAAACCACCTTGTTTCTTTTGGAGGATTGTCTTCAAAGGTGTATTATTTAATAATACTCTTCTACattcaaataatataattaaatatatataatattttaagtccgtttgataattattcagttttttttaataatttaatattttattattatgaattcaagttatattaattttacttgtttttgttcttttgtAAAACAAGTTTATTTGCGTTGTTatgaaattattataaaatatatgacactaaatatttaatttagaatcCTATAAAATTCTACAAAATTCCAACCATATTCATACatatgagtttttttaaaaaagtaaaatgggATTTAGAATCATGCATGGTTTCCAATCATTTAAAAAGACAACATTCAAATAAAGAACATATACTTCTGACTTTCTTATTAGTACTTGAATttgttattaagacaaaatcattaataaaaaaaagtgaattattcaaattctcTACTCCGTAGGTTCTATTGAGAGGgattaaaagaaaaggaaaattcgGATGTTGTGTCCTGCCTGCACTTATCTTTATGCAACTCGAAcaattatctaataaaaaatcgtcatgtgacaaattttttaaaaaacaaaatcgtttatttatttatttattaagtaAAAGAAAGGAAAGCATGCGATTAAATATCATTTCTGACATGTTTGTATGCacgaaaaaaataatatgagaTCACATCATAGCCTTAGAAAGGTCATATTTTGCTTCCTTTTGTGTCAATATTAGAttccatatcatatatatttatgtaatttAGTGTCCCTTTCAATTGCTTTTGGGGAAAGAAAGGTTTCTCATCTTTTATTCACATCATCCCCACCTAACTCAAATCTTTCTAACATTTAAATCAACAATCACATCATCACCTAaactttctttccctttttaaaaCAACTAATGCCTTTATGGTTTATGGTGCTTTTAATGTTATTCTTATTCTTGTCTTTGCTCTATGTAGTTGCAACATTTCAAAAGTATGCCATTTAAGTTTCATTTCATGACTATTGGGTTCTTAGTTTTAAATTTCGAAAATTGtgtttgcttttctttttttttttttagcggGAACAATATTTTAGTTTAGGTAATGTATTTATATTCGTTCGAatgtataatataatctatgcTTATTCGACACTAACCATtacattaatataataaatatgtaTTAGACACTAGTCTACTCTGTACAATGTTTTcactttttctctcttcattagtttttttttttaaaatttgcaatGGGTGACAAATCCAAAATGTATAATTAGTGGCATGTCTTCAACATATGAAAAATTGTAGATAtgaaaaaattctcaaatttaaattttcgttTATTCCGTATTCGAATTTTGCACCTTTAACAAACTCACGTTTTTTGGTATGTCAATCAACTATTATTCCATATTTAAAGTATATCAGTTGTgcattttttttcaatgttttatatactttttaaatgatgttatttctttcatttttaaatataaatgtacAATAGGTTGGGAAAATTCAACCTAAAACTCACTAACACTCAATTTAGTACACTCATTTTGACACTTTGATCGTGTTTAGAATAATTAGATAAAAACTGTATTgcaataaaatcatttttatgattttttttaaacacttaAATAACTAGTCATTTTCAACAgtgtatcaataatatatcaagtgtatatcaatagtGTATCAAGTTTATACTAGTAGTGTATAAGATGTATATCAAtagtgtatcaagtatatcaagaGTATTatgtgtatcaagtgtatcacgTGGATTAAGCTTATTCTTTGCTATTTGCAAAAGTAATAAATATGGGCTATGAGTCTAATTGAAGCCTCTTTTAAAATCTCTTtagttttatagtttttttttaatctcggTTCTAACTTTTTCTCGAGAAATTTGTATTCTTCGttctaatttgaaaaattataataaaaagcaAAATAACGGAAAATATCAACTAGTATAGCaccatttaaaatttattgcaTATATGACAAATGTGACTAACcaccttttaaatttttttcaatttccaagtTTGCCCTTCTCTATTTGTCTtcctattctttttttttccccatttttcttttccttccccgtgttttccattttttttttcatggcttacttttacttttaaatttttttctttctttcttcgttgttaattttgattttctatctttgatttttttttttcattattaattttttcactgcttaattttactttttaattaaaaaccaattaattaaaaaaagaattgaaaaagcTAGATTTCGAAccaagaaattaaaagaactatttttttcaatataaaatttgagatcttttctaaacaaaatGAGAGATGAGAACATAACAAacaaacttttatttattttttttttgtaggattttaaaagtatgaaaatttaaccgtaataaatttctatcactgatagtctgtgatatcaataatagacttagTCTATTGGTGACAGGATTTCTATCACTGACAAACTACATGAATCGGTGATATAATTTAGGTAGATATCGTAATATTTGTGTATCGATAATATCAATTATCaatgatattagtgatagaacttAGATAGCTATAAGTCATATTCATGTCTTAGTAATATCAAATTTAGGtagatattagtgatagaagtctattaatgataaaattcTATAATTGATAATCATGATAAAAATTTCTCATtaatagccactgatagctttgagtgttaatctttcaaaattgatagtcacaaatgaaagtctatcggTCAtaaccactaatattttctatcattgatagcttagcttaatatttgatgatttttttaacaGTTTATAGCCACTTAtaaacgtctatcattgatagccaactaaGCGAATTTAACTAATAAAGTTGAATATCGAACTAAAGTGTAAGCGggatgcctagaagttatcattAATAGCATATTATAACGATAGAAGCCTATCAACGATAGCATATTATTTGATGTTAAAAAGGAATGACAGAAGTTATCTCTGATAGCGTGTAACCAGTAATAAAAGCTATCACCGATAACCATGATACAAGTGATCGTATTAGTGATATCGAtgatagaacttaggtgataGTCATATATCgatgatatcaatgatataaaagACGATTCtatttgataaaagtctatcattgataatcaTTGCTAAAAGTTATCgatgatagccactgatagaaGTTATTAGTGATATCCATATATTAGTGATATGACCTaggtatatatcaattaaatgaatgatattaatgatattggTGATATGACTTATGTAGATATCAGTGATAGTCACTTATAGACTTCTCATtgttagacttctatcatttatagttttaaatgttaatctttGAAAGTTGATAGTTTCCTTTCAAACTTGACAActacttataaaagtctattattgatgGCTATTAATaataagtgttaatatttcaagtttgattccaattgatgaaagtttgCCACTGATAACTAATAGCAAAgtaaaagttaatttttcaaatgttcCTATTTCAAGGTTgaattaatatttctcaaattgaaagcaaTCACCGATAGCAGCTTTCACCGATAgcttcaatttgagaaaatcgaaAGAAGAAGTATGAAATGGTGGGCTGCACGTGGATTTTTTAGTCATTTATCAGTATAACTATCACGGATAGCTGCTATCGGTGATATTGACGTTAATTTTGTGTCGCATGTCCCTAATATATTTATACTTGTTCcacattatttattattttgagtctGATTGTTATTTGTGTAACTAACCCTtctaatttttctctctttacaGTTATTCGTCATAAATGTTTATCATTCaatcttcaaaatgtttttatAATATGATCTATATAACTTTATTTTTCTATCTTCGAATTCTTGCCAGCTCTATTAAGCTTCTCTCTAGAATTTTTATCTCTCTTTAAAATTTTCCTTCGTAGCATTTCTctctcttaaaatattttctttacttCTCTTTTTTGTTTCTCTTAAGTTTTTATTTATCTCTATATAATGTCTATCACTTTCTAATTTTTTCAATCTCAAATATCATATTTCCTTTTGTTGTTAGTAATTTGATGATTctaaaattacctttgaaaaaaattaatcacataaatatacgtttgataaaattaaatcacttatatgaatctacTACCAATTACATTAACAtgtcaaaatgaacatttcttCAATCCCACATAttatcacacacacacacacatataaaaTTGAAGCCAGTTTTGtccattattttcattttcgtATCTAATAGTGCGAAAAAAAAGGAATGCCCAAATCCAAATTGTTCAAGAATAGTGGCGTTGAGTTTCTCGACCCTTTGCCTTAGGATTAGTCAGTTATATTCCTCAATGGGGACAAGAAAAGGGATATAATTCAGCAGTAGAGTATCGTCTTGATGTGACAGAAGTTATCAATTCGAGTCTGATTATCCATATATATATTGGCATGATGTATAACACccttacaaaattaattatattcaaataatttaacttaaaacacTTATTCTTAGAGTCAAAACTTAACATGCCctaaaatcattaaaaataattttcaattgtAGAAAATCACTCTACCACAATCAATATAGCTAGGTTTGGTCTTGAGATAGAATAAATTTTCGTGTCACACCCATCAAAGTTGATTAATTTTGCGTAAGATATTGGAACATGGTTGAAAAGTTGGACTATACAACATgaaataaaaagtcaaaattgtacAAATATTTCAAAGTATATCACTTCTGATTCAAACCCATGGCTTCATTATAAATACCAATGCATACAGCTTCAAATCTTCACCAATCCAAAATTAAGTGCATACCAATACCCCATCACCTATTATTtctcttcaaaaattccaacaatGGCCTCAGCTAAATTCTCTCTAACCTCTGTTTTGATGACGGTTCTCGTCTTCACCATGGTTCTCTCTCCcatgacgattccaactgccaATGCTACCCGTGTGCTTCTACAGCAAAGTAAGTTATGattttgtttgataactattttttttttgtttttgtaaattaaatctataaataatCACTCACAATTTCTTTTGTATTAtgctttatcttttattttaaaaattcaaattaagtttcGTAAacggaaaaaatatatatatatatatacttcttTTATAAActacctatttttttttttctagaatttGACTCAGAATTGAAATATCTTATGAGTAAAAAATTAAACTGtgagaaaactaaaataaatatatatatatatatatataaagaagttaCAAGGTTTTTTCAACCTATTAGTATTATAggatatttaaaaagaaaaaaaaaaaaaaaaatagagctGTCTCTTGAAAAAGATACATGTAACTGTGTATATTTGCTTGAAAATTAGCATCAGACCCAAAAATTGGTATAATATAAAACAGagaaaatgtcattttattttCGGATCAAGTTAAATTATTTTCTGGCCGAGACATTTTATTTTGAGTCAAAACCATTAGATTAAAAAAGCTTAAGCTTATTGGCTTaggataaattaaattaaaattttcattttgaaattcaaagaaATTTGAGCTTTCATATTTATATTGTTGAGTTTGGTGACGTAGTTAATAGGCCGCCGATATGCCCGGCCTGCGTGTGCTGCGAGCCAGCACCGGCGGGATCCTGTTGCC
This region includes:
- the LOC120084509 gene encoding uncharacterized protein LOC120084509, whose translation is MASAKFSLTSVLMTVLVFTMVLSPMTIPTANATRVLLQQINRPPICPACVCCEPAPAGSCCRCCASPIQTSSQNGSP